In Gigantopelta aegis isolate Gae_Host chromosome 14, Gae_host_genome, whole genome shotgun sequence, the following proteins share a genomic window:
- the LOC121387995 gene encoding uncharacterized protein LOC121387995, giving the protein MSRPPYQSSSNRFDTGQCVRVEQHEPASMASYYDKSVVDKTMEEAQKWAPSEFVEINRDLKLKERVLKAATDVIEEHSRLNKQIGSCLEQDPSAIETTLSEHLPSGRIDKIKEGLLVLTFEMSIVSMNGTYYVHTQIGGEELYPPRQLRSKGDIDWAIVLQYASILIEAVMLLMSVVGIHVSINKIQMKKTTETVVNAINRYGGLLNNLVKFIEAWTKSGESLKLKAIALFKLLLQCYKSSYGIIAEIIKGLLEGTDPVGWVFICVSVLALFATGGTAITVMIILALKNAYKFVVKIENVLALRDKGKNM; this is encoded by the exons ATGTCAAGACCGCCATACCAGAGTTCTTCGAACCGCTTTGATACAGGACAATGTGTTCGAGTAGAACAACATGAACCAG CCAGCATGGCATCTTATTATGACAAATCAGTGGTTGATAAGACGATGGAGGAAGCACAGAAATGGGCTCCTTCAGAATTCGTCGAAATCAATCGAGATCTAAAGTTAAAAGAGCGTGTCTTAAAAGCAGCTACAGATGTGATTGAGGAACACAGTCGTCTCAACAAACAAATCGGCAGCTGTTTGGAGCAGGACCCGTCCGCCATCGAGACGACACTGAGTGAGCATCTGCCTTCAGGCCGAATAGATAAAATCAAGGAGGGTCTGCTGGTCCTAACCTTTGAAATGAGCATCGTCAGCATGAATGGTACATATTATGTGCATACTCAGATCGGCGGTGAAGAACTGTACCCTCCACGACAACTGCGATCTAAAGGTGACATCGACTGGGCGATTGTCTTGCAGTATGCCAGCATTCTCATTGAGGCTGTCATGCTTCTGATGTCTGTGGTGGGTATCCATGTATCCATCAACAAGATACAGATGAAGAAGACCACAGAAACCGTTGTCAATGCCATAAACCGGTATGGTGGACTTTTAAACAACCTTGTAAAGTTCATTGAAGCGTGGACAAAAAGTGGGGAGAGTTTAAAGTTGAAAGCGATAGCTCTGTTCAAACTCTTACTGCAATGTTATAAGTCCTCATATGGAATCATTGCTGAAATCATAAAAGGCCTACTTGAAGGTACGGATCCAGTCGGTTGGGTCTTCATTTGTGTAAGTGTACTCGCCTTGTTCGCCACAGGTGGTACGGCTATAACAGTGATGATCATTCTGGCACTCAAGAATGCTTACAAGTTTGTTGTGAAAATAGAAAACGTTTTGGCGCTTCGTGACAAAGGAAAAAAC